One region of Glycine max cultivar Williams 82 chromosome 9, Glycine_max_v4.0, whole genome shotgun sequence genomic DNA includes:
- the LOC102670232 gene encoding uncharacterized protein produces the protein MQTTKYDVDLFQNQSRQLRNPTSATTATATATNHPINANILHRGGGRVLLRGFQHSLLLQRRADDGDQSMQEQKIEFCTFTLNGPGHSIVMIRGEGRDDGDDDKYTLRLPENVALKIVKGGHNYSKICSSSKDMARLNAAPCKKVMFKLYLTVPHPVML, from the exons ATGCAAACGACCAAGTACGATGTCGatctttttcagaatcaaagcAGACAACTCCGAAATCCTACTTCCGCCACCACCGCCACCGCCACCGCCACAAATCACCCCATCAACGCTAATATTCTTCACCGTGGCGGTGGTCGTGTTCTGCTTCGTGGGTTTCAGCATTCTCTTCTTCTGCAG AGAAGGGCTGATGATGGAGATCAGAGCATGCAAGAACAGAAGATTGAATTTTGCACGTTCACACTCAACGGGCCGGGGCATTCCATAGTTATGATTAGAGGTGAAGGAAGagatgatggtgatgatgataaATACACGTTGAGATTGCCAGAGAATGTGGCGTTGAAAATTGTAAAAGGAGGGCACAACTACTCCAAGATTTGTTCTAGTTCCAAAGACATGGCAAGGCTTAATGCTGCGCCTTGCAAGAAGGTTATGTTCAAACTGTATTTGACAGTTCCTCATCCCGTAATgctataa
- the LOC100792275 gene encoding 29 kDa ribonucleoprotein, chloroplastic: protein MATLESALTLFAPQRFSAKAPISIKLHASTSHIFSSKSFFKTGRLCFQLCSTLQEVAPTEQTLEPIQPTDNVKKLYVVNLSWSLTAADITDLFAQCGTVTDVEIIKSKDGRSKGYAFVTMASGEEAQAAVDKFDSYELSGRIIRVELAKRLKKPPSLPPPPGPRPGETRHVIYASNLAWKARSTHLRQVFTENFKTPSSARVVFDSPSGRSAGYGFVSFLTREDAEAAISTVDGKELMGRPLRLKFSEKNKEAGSQNDEDQIKDAGSEEDEDQGSDAQPEES, encoded by the exons ATGGCTACTTTAGAATCAGCTCTCACTCTCTTCGCACCTCAACGGTTCTCTGCAAAAGCACCAATCTCCATCAAGCTCCATGCTTCCACCTCCCATATCTTCTCTTCCAAGTCCTTCTTCAAAACCGGAAGACTCTGCTTCCAGTTATGCTCCACTCTGCAAGAGGTAGCACCAACAGAGCAAACACTTGAGCCTATCCAACCAACAGACAACGTAAAGAAGCTCTACGTAGTTAACTTGTCTTGGTCTCTGACGGCGGCAGACATCACTGACCTCTTTGCCCAATGCGGAACCGTAACTGACGTCGag ATAATAAAGAGCAAAGATGGGAGGAGCAAGGGCTATGCCTTCGTTACTATGGCTTCCGGGGAAGAGGCTCAAGCTGCTGTTGATAAATTTGACTCTTAT GAATTATCAGGACGGATAATACGGGTAGAACTTgcaaagagattaaaaaaaccTCCTTCTCTTCCACCTCCTCCAGGTCCCCGTCCTGGAGAGACACGCCATGTAATTTATGCATCCAACCTTGCATGGAAAGCAAGATCTACCCATCTCAGACAAGTCTTCACTGAAAATTTCAAAACGCCATCGTCAGCCAGGGTTGTCTTTGACAGCCCTTCTGGACGATCTGCTGGGTACggatttgtttcttttcttaccAGGGAGGATGCAGAGGCTGCCATTTCTACTGTGGATGGGAAG GAGTTAATGGGACGACCGCTTCGCCTAAAATTCAGTGAAAAGAATAAAGAAGCTGGAAGTCAAAATGATGAAGACCAAATTAAGGATGCTGGaagtgaagaagatgaagaCCAAGGTTCTGATGCTCAACCGgaagaatcataa
- the LOC100792799 gene encoding RING-H2 finger protein ATL52 isoform X1 has translation MASLGNPKTWVPYMNNKDCSQGFCSLYCPQWCYVIYPPPPPPPFEFPSDDSSPNFSPLVIAVIGVLASAFLLVSYYTIISKYCGNRESSQSEEHEENVELEEDDHNPSHHEPWHASTIGLDEALIKSITACKYKKGDGLVEVTDCSVCLSEFRDDESVRLLPKCSHAFHLPCIDTWLKSHSSCPLCRASIFTFNAAAALHVAATVTEPTSRNDTTSGNRHADDENVVAVAGDSESDAVEGESVTLSHGGAVSKSALRVLSDLGNLRGRHSVIEIRDEGYDSIRRTVSMDHSFQRGSGLSIADVLHVNQEHEGCSNGAGPSKNSRGESSKSSYRRRVLHCVLSPIAMKRSFSSGRFSLSRNGRGKQWVLPV, from the coding sequence ATGGCTTCTCTAGGCAACCCAAAAACTTGGGTTCCATACATGAACAACAAAGACTGTTCACAAGGATTTTGTAGCTTGTATTGTCCACAGTGGTGCTATGTAATCtaccctcctcctcctcctcctcccttTGAATTTCCCAGTGATGATTCAAGTCCAAATTTCTCACCTCTAGTTATTGCAGTCATTGGAGTCTTAGCCAGTGCTTTTCTTCTAGTGAGCTACTACACCATAATATCCAAGTACTGTGGCAACAGAGAATCTTCACAAAGCGAAGAGCACGAAGAAAACGTTGAATTGGAAGAAGATGATCACAACCCTTCACACCACGAGCCTTGGCATGCTTCAACAATTGGCTTGGATGAGGCTTTGATAAAGTCCATAACAGCTTGCAAGTACAAGAAAGGTGATGGATTGGTTGAGGTAACAGATTGCTCCGTTTGTCTCAGCGAGTTTCGAGATGATGAAAGTGTTAGGCTCTTGCCAAAATGCAGCCACGCTTTTCATCTTCCTTGCATTGACACATGGCTGAAATCTCACTCTAGTTGCCCTCTATGCCGTGCTAGCATATTCACCTTCAATGCTGCAGCAGCACTTCATGTTGCTGCGACGGTCACGGAACCAACTTCAAGAAACGATACCACTTCAGGAAACAGACATGCAGATGATGAAAACGTTGTTGCTGTTGCAGGGGACAGTGAATCGGATGCTGTTGAAGGAGAATCAGTCACACTCTCACATGGTGGAGCGGTTTCAAAGAGTGCATTGCGTGTTTTGAGTGATCTAGGAAACTTGAGAGGGAGGCATAGTGTAATTGAgattagagatgaagggtatgATTCCATTAGAAGGACGGTTTCAATGGACCATTCGTTTCAAAGGGGTAGTGGTCTTTCAATTGCTGATGTTCTGCATGTGAATCAAGAGCATGAAGGGTGTTCTAATGGGGCTGGTCCTTCAAAGAATTCAAGAGGTGAAAGTAGCAAGTCTAGCTACAGGAGAAGGGTTTTGCATTGTGTTTTGAGTCCAATTGCaatgaaaagatcattttctaGTGGAAGGTTCTCCCTTAGCAGAAATGGCAGAGGAAAGCAATGGGTTCTGCCTGTCTGA
- the LOC100792799 gene encoding E3 ubiquitin-protein ligase Os04g0590900 isoform X2 yields MNNKDCSQGFCSLYCPQWCYVIYPPPPPPPFEFPSDDSSPNFSPLVIAVIGVLASAFLLVSYYTIISKYCGNRESSQSEEHEENVELEEDDHNPSHHEPWHASTIGLDEALIKSITACKYKKGDGLVEVTDCSVCLSEFRDDESVRLLPKCSHAFHLPCIDTWLKSHSSCPLCRASIFTFNAAAALHVAATVTEPTSRNDTTSGNRHADDENVVAVAGDSESDAVEGESVTLSHGGAVSKSALRVLSDLGNLRGRHSVIEIRDEGYDSIRRTVSMDHSFQRGSGLSIADVLHVNQEHEGCSNGAGPSKNSRGESSKSSYRRRVLHCVLSPIAMKRSFSSGRFSLSRNGRGKQWVLPV; encoded by the coding sequence ATGAACAACAAAGACTGTTCACAAGGATTTTGTAGCTTGTATTGTCCACAGTGGTGCTATGTAATCtaccctcctcctcctcctcctcccttTGAATTTCCCAGTGATGATTCAAGTCCAAATTTCTCACCTCTAGTTATTGCAGTCATTGGAGTCTTAGCCAGTGCTTTTCTTCTAGTGAGCTACTACACCATAATATCCAAGTACTGTGGCAACAGAGAATCTTCACAAAGCGAAGAGCACGAAGAAAACGTTGAATTGGAAGAAGATGATCACAACCCTTCACACCACGAGCCTTGGCATGCTTCAACAATTGGCTTGGATGAGGCTTTGATAAAGTCCATAACAGCTTGCAAGTACAAGAAAGGTGATGGATTGGTTGAGGTAACAGATTGCTCCGTTTGTCTCAGCGAGTTTCGAGATGATGAAAGTGTTAGGCTCTTGCCAAAATGCAGCCACGCTTTTCATCTTCCTTGCATTGACACATGGCTGAAATCTCACTCTAGTTGCCCTCTATGCCGTGCTAGCATATTCACCTTCAATGCTGCAGCAGCACTTCATGTTGCTGCGACGGTCACGGAACCAACTTCAAGAAACGATACCACTTCAGGAAACAGACATGCAGATGATGAAAACGTTGTTGCTGTTGCAGGGGACAGTGAATCGGATGCTGTTGAAGGAGAATCAGTCACACTCTCACATGGTGGAGCGGTTTCAAAGAGTGCATTGCGTGTTTTGAGTGATCTAGGAAACTTGAGAGGGAGGCATAGTGTAATTGAgattagagatgaagggtatgATTCCATTAGAAGGACGGTTTCAATGGACCATTCGTTTCAAAGGGGTAGTGGTCTTTCAATTGCTGATGTTCTGCATGTGAATCAAGAGCATGAAGGGTGTTCTAATGGGGCTGGTCCTTCAAAGAATTCAAGAGGTGAAAGTAGCAAGTCTAGCTACAGGAGAAGGGTTTTGCATTGTGTTTTGAGTCCAATTGCaatgaaaagatcattttctaGTGGAAGGTTCTCCCTTAGCAGAAATGGCAGAGGAAAGCAATGGGTTCTGCCTGTCTGA
- the LOC100793329 gene encoding cinnamoyl-CoA reductase-like SNL6 has product MAPSFDTSTHTVCVMDASGHLGFSLVQRLLQRGYTVHASVQKYGEENLFTGISSDPDKLKVFRSDPFDYHSIIDALRGCSGLFYTFEPPFDQPNYDEYMADVEVRAAHNVLEACAQTETMDKVVFTSSATAVVWREDRKTMELDLDERHWSDVNFCRKFKLWHGVSKTMAEKSAWALAMDRGVNMVSINAGLMMAHDLSIKHPYLRGAAEMYEDGVFVTVDLAFLVDAHICVYEDVSSYGRYLCFNHIINTHEDAVQLARKLTPGASSSLPQSDDYGKSFIEQRISNKKLNKLMVDFEA; this is encoded by the exons ATGGCCCCTTCATTCGACACAAGTACTCACACGGTATGCGTGATGGATGCTTCGGGTCACTTGGGCTTCAGCCTTGTCCAAAGACTCCTCCAAAGGGGATACACTGTTCATGCCTCCGTTCAAAAATAtg GGGAAGAAAACCTATTCACTGGAATTTCATCCGATCCCGATAAGCTTAAGGTTTTTCGATCTGACCCATTTGATTACCATAGCATAATCGATGCTCTCCGAGGTTGCTCTGGTTTGTTCTACACATTCGAACCTCCCTTTGATCAACCAAATTATGAT GAATACATGGCAGACGTGGAAGTAAGAGCAGCGCACAACGTGTTGGAAGCATGTGCTCAGACAGAAACTATGGATAAAGTGGTTTTCACATCCTCAGCTACCGCAGTTGTTTGGAGAGAAGATCGCAAGACCATGGAACTAGATCTAGACGAGAGACATTGGAGTGATGTTAATTTCTGTCGCAAATTCAAG TTATGGCATGGGGTGTCAAAGACAATGGCAGAGAAGAGCGCGTGGGCCTTGGCAATGGACAGAGGAGTGAACATGGTGTCCATCAACGCAGGCTTAATGATGGCGCATGATCTCTCCATCAAACACCCTTACCTAAGAGGAGCCGCTGAGATGTACGAGGATGGGGTTTTCGTGACCGTCGATTTGGCTTTCTTGGTGGACGCTCACATCTGTGTCTACGAGGATGTCTCATCCTACGGTCGTTATTTGTGCTTCAATCACATCATAAACACCCATGAGGACGCTGTTCAGCTCGCCCGCAAGTTGACGCCTGGTGCATCTTCCTCCTTGCCGCAAAG tgATGACTATGGGAAGAGTTTTATCGAACAGAGAATTAGCAACAAGAAGTTGAACAAATTGATGGTGGACTTCGAGGCATAA